One window of Medicago truncatula cultivar Jemalong A17 chromosome 2, MtrunA17r5.0-ANR, whole genome shotgun sequence genomic DNA carries:
- the LOC25488071 gene encoding uncharacterized protein: MSNKTPIFPISDPQHFSDYGFDPQINYFQVLEEAMKHKRETSRSIDSIHFKLQKPISKEESRNKFHHTKSKKKRWWKNALFFFKRKWANHRDDPYDSNDIHQARAKAFRATISGPVYLTESRSGSTTPYRTTSRPSSGPLAGTLTPPAIDAVDIPYLSLRELTMEQQQQQRMSTSAMPIYFVT, encoded by the exons ATGTCAAACAAGACTCCAATTTTTCCCATATCAGACCCTCAGCATTTCAGTGACTATGGTTTTGACCCACAAATCAACTATTTTCAG GTATTAGAAGAAGCAATGAAGCACAAACGTGAAACTTCAAGATCCATAGATTCCATTCACTTCAAGCTACAAAAACCCATTTCAAAGGAAGAATCAAGGAACAAGTTTCACCatacaaaatcaaagaagaaacgTTGGTGGAAAAATgctcttttcttcttcaaacgGAAATGGGCCAACCACCGTGATGATCCTTATGACAGCAATGATATTCATCAAGCCCGGGCTAAGGCCTTTCGGGCCACAATTTCTGGGCCTGTTTACTTGACTGAAAGTAGAAGTGGGTCCACTACTCCTTACAGGACTACAAGTAGGCCTTCCTCCGGACCACTCGCCGGGACTTTGACGCCGCCGGCGATTGATGCGGTGGATATACCTTACTTGAGTTTAAGGGAGCTGACTATggagcagcaacaacaacagagGATGTCTACCTCGGCTATGCCTATTTACTTTGTTACTTGA
- the LOC25488073 gene encoding protein GAMETE EXPRESSED 2 yields the protein MKILVILISLYTLSFFPLSYPTDRSQLPMIAFSWWDDKGTFRAGETATIKVKVLENGDKIDKKKFHLILNVNGKDGNSSYVSTVLSNFKGDFDNWKISFTPIRVGLFNVLVSEDRYKVFDSSLHFQVEPGNMYPSVCVASWKGMKYEFEAGSKATIMVLLKDAFGNGISETTEVSYMPDFKLSMLSENGSIASEPDISNMGWNEFDYIVIEFVVTKAGNFSLRIEGGNQTLNGSPLPLKVNPGVIDVSKCVAKWNIEHHAWQLSSKMEIFIHQLDQYGNLVSGLYPFDVEVVERDTNLTIPIADLHFEEVEAGIQLFSFGNWEPGNFMLTIYDAKHNKSISNMPYVYTVFIGYCDGVKSVVNGSGLNNSVAGIREEFFVYLNDMYQYPSPVEEGILQVQILRDNDSYSVSPIIYPMLNKTGSRVDPQVRYDGIGRMEITPSSSPSVELGNNSNVSGNSVITSAFQVEYTPEKSGFYGINVYCGNILLNEGHSFRKEVKAGEVNISLSSVVRFSSKVPKMSKNEVLVQLVDSYFNPVLSQQSRLKLEITSINSSGFSTWDTIDNKDGSYNCSYMVKDIGTYEICASFDGKHFLPCPLSINVYSSEYFPKATDDTLSIWEDESIAFDPLANDYFAGDNASIVEFSKSDHGSLIQNGRVFRYTPYEDYYGNDSFWYTISDINGNLATAFVYISVLNIPPQFVSVPSQLQATEDLISPRFGGFSEFEITYSNLLEYISVNLSAQFGSIFLSPMLMQFGEPMWSELTINAGNLTATSLILEGSVEVINIALQSIQYLGNENFYGADSIQVSAKNKNGVNSLGVPIFVDPINDPPYIRVPYFIILRSNEDERLIFDKDKDKFDFYIGDPDLLTFPGGEAHFLVTFSMEVNDGLLATNLPSHLINTTEFKHRNNYQWQPLQTYVTISKHFMVKASGIRFQGTVNDCNTVMQQLYYHGDEHGATLTLTLNDMGNYGCHPDCTEGMSMPLYTEAMVNLMRKQPMGSFLAHALGSIIVIEFVIIFSLGLLLLYFTCKCAILLVHERRNREKRTSESSTDQSSQGQAVSVQSNNVCFQEWIYSHVKI from the exons ATGAAGATACTAGTCATTCTCATTTCACTCTATACTCTCTCTTTCTTCCCATTATCATATCCCACAG ATAGATCACAACTTCCGATGATTGCTTTTAGTTGGTGGGATGATAAGGGAACATTTAGGGCTGGTGAAACTGCAACAATTAAGGTTAAAGTACTTGAGAATGGTGATAagattgacaaaaaaaaattccatctCATACTTAATGTCAATGGAAAGGATGGAAATAGTTCCTATGTATCCACCGTGTTGTCGAATTTCAAAGGAGATTTTGATAATTGGAAGATTTCCTTCACTCCTATTAGGGTCGGATTGTTCAATGTGCTCGTTAGTGAGGATCGTTACAAAGTTTTTGATTCGTCGTTGCATTTTCAAGTTGAACCAG GGAACATGTATCCGTCTGTGTGTGTTGCATCATGGAAGGGGATGAAATATGAGTTTGAAGCTGGTTCAAAAGCTACAATTATGGTGCTCCTAAAAGATGCATTTGGAAACGGCATATCCGAGACGACTGAAGTGTCCTATATGCCTGATTTTAAACTGTCTATGTTGAGTGAAAATGGTTCTATTGCAAGCGAGCCCGATATCTCCAACATGGGATGGAATGAGTTTGATTATATTGTCATTGAGTTTGTCGTGACCAAAGCTGGAAACTTCTCTTTGCGCATTGAAGGAGGAAATCAAACATTGAATGGTTCTCCCTTGCCATTAAAAGTTAATCCAG GTGTTAtagatgtttctaaatgtgttGCCAAATGGAACATTGAACACCATGCATGGCAATTATCTTCAAAGATGGAAATCTTTATACATCAGTTGGATCAATATGGAAATCTTGTTTCTGGACTGTATCCATTtgatgttgaagttgttgaaAGAGACACAAATTTGACAATACCAATAGCAGATCTTCATTTTGAAGAAGTGGAAGCTGGAATTCAGTTGTTTTCCTTTGGCAATTGGGAACCGGGGAACTTTATGTTAACAATATATGATGCTAAACATAATAAAAGCATTTCCAATATGCCATATGTTTATACTGTTTTTATAG GTTATTGTGATGGTGTAAAGAGTGTTGTCAATGGATCTGGTTTAAATAATTCAGTTGCAGGGATAAGGGAAGaattctttgtttatttgaaTGACATGTATCAATATCCTTCTCCCGTTGAAGAAGGCATACTTCAAGTACAGATCTTAAGAGATAATGACTCCTACAGTGTTTCGCCGATCATATATCCCATGTTAAACAAAACTG GGAGTAGAGTGGACCCACAAGTGAGATATGATGGTATCGGTCGCATGGAAATCACCCCATCATCTTCACCTTCAGTAGAGCTAGGCAACAAT TCTAATGTGAGTGGGAATTCTGTAATTACCAGTGCATTTCAAGTGGAATACACACCAGAGAAAAGTGGCTTTTATGGCATTAATGTATATTGTGGAAACATTTTATTGAATGAGGGTCATTCATTCAGAAAAGAGGTAAAAGCAG GTGAAGTAAATATTTCCTTGTCGAGTGTTGTGAGGTTTTCCTCAAAGGTACCTAAGATGTCAAAAAATGAAGTACTTGTGCAGCTTGTGGATTCCTATTTTAATCCGGTCCTCTCGCAACAATCAAGGTTAAAATTGGAGATTACTTCAATTAATAGTTCTGGATTTTCTACATGGGACACCATAGATAATAAGGATGGATCATACAACTGTAGCTATATGGTTAAAGATATTGGCACTTATGAGATTTGTGCTTCTTTTGATGGCAAGCATTTCTTGCCATGTCCTCTCAGTATCAATGTTTATAGCA GTGAATATTTTCCTAAAGCCACCGATGATACATTATCGATTTGGGAAGATGAATCTATTGCCTTTGATCCCTTAGCAAATGATTATTTTGCTGGTGATAATGCAAGTATAGTTGAATTCTCAAAA TCAGATCATGGTTCACTTATACAGAACGGAAGGGTCTTTCGCTACACTCCCTATGAAGATTATTATGGAAATGATTCCTTTTGGTATACAATATCTGATATAAATGGTAATCTCGCTACAGCTTTTGTGTACATTTCTGTTCTCAATATTCCACCTCAGTTTGTTTCTGTTCCAAGTCAACTGCAAGCAACAGAAGATTTGATAAGCCCTAGATTCGG CGGTTTTTCAGAGTTTGAGATAACGTACTCAAATCTATTGGAGTATATTTCTGTCAATCTGAGTGCACAATTTGGAAGTATATTTCTGTCTCCAATGTTGATGCAATTTGGAGAACCAATGTGGAGTGAACTTACAATTAATGCAGGAAATTTAACAGCAACGAGTTTAATACTAGAAGGCTCTGTGGAAGTTATTAATATTGCACTTCAATCAATTCAGTACCTCGg AAATGAGAATTTTTACGGTGCGGATAGCATTCAAGTCTCCGCGAAGAATAAGAATGGTGTAAATTCATTAGGTGTTCCAATTTTTGTTGATCCTATCAATGATCCTCCATATATAAGAGTCCCTTACTTCATCATACTGAGGAGCAATGAAGATGAGAGACTTATCTTTGACAAAGATAAAGACAAGTTTGACTTTTACATTGGAGATCCTGATCTTCTTACCTTCCCTG GTGGTGAGGCTCATTTTCTGGTGACCTTTTCTATGGAAGTAAATGATGGATTATTAGCTACAAATCTTCCATCTCATTTGATCAACACAACTGAATTTAAGCACAGGAATAATTATCAGTGGCAGCCTCTTCAAACATATGTAACTATCTCAAAGCACTTTATGGTCAAAGCCAGTGGAATCAGATTTCAAGGGACAGTAAATGACTGCAATACTGTTATGCAGCAACTCTATTATCAT GGAGATGAGCATGGAGCTACATTAACATTGACATTGAATGACATGGGAAACTATGGTTGTCATCCAGATTGTacagaaggaatgtcaatgCCATTATACACCGAGGCTATGGTTAATTTAATGAGAAAGCAACCAATGGGTTCATTTCTTGCTCACG CCTTGGGATCAATTATTGTCATCGAATTCgttatcattttctctcttgGATTGTTGCTCCTATATTTCACTTGCAAATGCGCAATTCTTCTAGTGCACGAAAGAAGAAACCGCGAGAAAAGGACTTCAGAGTCATCTACTGATCAAAGTTCCCAAGGACAAGCTGTAAGTGTTCAAAGCAACAATGTTTGTTTTCAGGAATGGATATACTCACATGTTAAAATTTAG
- the LOC120578160 gene encoding L10-interacting MYB domain-containing protein, translated as MAKQKKVSADWSDLKVNEIFIQTCLDQVVKNERVGTSFTKKGWKNIVCQFHESTGRDYDKIQLKNRYDALKKEWRVWFNLFGKVTGMGWDNERNTFDAPDEWWENKQLENPLYGKFREKGLPFANQLTTLFKDVVANGEHAWAPSSGILPNEDCGTDVGQDVNNIDLDVGEGSGEDVSIGAT; from the exons ATGGCTAAACAAAAGAAAGTTTCTGCGGATTGGTCGGATCTTAAAGTGAATGAAATATTCATCCAAACATGTTTGGATCAAGTTGTCAAGAATGAACGCGTTGGCACTAGCTTTACTAAGAAAGGGTGGAAAAACATTGTTTGCCAATTTCATGAATCAACCGGGAGAGATTATGAcaagattcaattgaagaataGGTATGATGCCTTGAAAAAGGAATGGAGAGTATGGTTTAACCTATTTGGAAAAGTTACCGGAATGGGGTGGGATAATGAGAGGAATACCTTTGATGCACCAGATGAGTGGTGGGAGAACAAACAATTG GAAAATCCTCTCTATGGAAAATTTAGAGAGAAAGGACTTCCATTTGCTAATCAACTAACCACACTTTTTAAGGATGTGGTGGCTAACGGGGAGCATGCTTGGGCACCTTCAAGTGGCATATTGCCCAACGAGGACTGTGGTACTGATGTTGGTCAAGACGTAAATAATATTGACTTGGATGTGGGAGAAGGATCAGGTGAAGATGTGAGTATTGGAGCAACATGA